In Sphingobacterium sp. R2, the genomic stretch ACGTTGCTTGTCGACCTCTTTCAGAGGTGAGGTATTCACAAGGTTCTCATTCTGCACAAAAAGCGATTCCAAACCGCTAGAAGCCAAGCCCGATAAGCTGATTAAAAAAGCGACATCTTTGCTTTGTGAAGCCGCTATCGAAATCACAGCCCCCCCTTCGCTATGCCCCAGCAGACCGATATGCGTTAAGTCAACATTTCTTTCAGTTTTCAAAAATTGCAGCGCACCTAAAACGTCAAGTGCAAAATCTGCTGTTGTAGCATATCGGTATTCGCCTGTCGTTTTACCAACACCGCGATCATCCATACGTAACACCACATATCCCTTGGGTGTTAAAAAATTGGCAATACGGGCAAACATCTTTGTCCCGGCCATTGTACCATCCCGGTCCTGTGGTCCAGTACCTGAAACGATAATAACGGCCGGATATTTCCCCGCCTTGATAGGCGAGGAAATGGTGGCGCCAATGGTAATACTATCTGCTTTTGACTTAAACATAACCTCCCTTTGATTGATGGACTGTGCTGAAGTAATGCCGTAAAAAAGCAATGAAGCTACAGCTAGAAAGAGTGATTTGATTGTTTTCATATCCTTATTTCCCAGCTTTTAACATGTTGACCATTTCAATGATTTCATCGGCAAGCTCAGAGGTGCTGCCCATATAACCAACCTCCGAAAAACGAAGTTTGCCATTTGGCCCCACCACCATCTTATGCGGAATAGGTCCTACACCAGCGGCCTTTGAAGCCTTACTATCCGTATCCAGTAATACCGTGAAAGGATAGCCATTTTCTTTCATATAATTGGTCACGTATTCTTTCATGTCTGGCTTACGTTCCTGTGTATTGATGAAATAAAAGACAACGTTCGGATCATTTTTAAAATGATCTACCGCCAATTTCATCCCCGGAAATGCACCTTTACAGGGGGCACACCACGAAGCCCAGAAATCCAATACAACAATTTTTCCTTTCTGTGCAGAAAGGCGTACTTTCTTTCCATGTTGATCCAACAACTCAAAATCCGGCATATTCTTGTTGATTAAAAGGTTCTGTACCTTTTCTTTTAGCTCCTTTCCCTTGTCGGCATTTTTGAGACTAGCCAAATACTGTTCGTAGCCTTTATCTGATTTGTTTTTTGCATTATAGATTTTTTTCATCAGCTCCAGCATATAGGTCGAACTCTGATTCATGGCATAACTTTGCTCCAGTGCCATTTGCAGTTCTTTGGTTTTCCCCTGCCCCTCAAGCACACGTACATAAGTATCATTTAAGTTTGCATTTTTGTAGCTCGCGGTACTCTGCGCGGCGGCGGCATAGGCAAAGGCTTCGTCGTAAAGTTTATTGTCCACCAATATCTTGGCAAATAAAGGTGCATTTGAATAATATAACGTTGCATATTTATCCCCCTGAAAGTTATCCTTGTAGTAATTCAGACGTTCCATAATAACTCGGGCATAAGGCAATATTTCGGCAGGTCCTATGCTTTTTTGCGAAAGATACGGCACGTCCAAGGAACGGTAGATCACATTGGAAAGGGCCTCGTAGGGTGCGATCTTGGACATATACTTACTATAGTTGGACAGATCTTTTTTCATGCTGGTGTACACCGAAATAATCCAGTAAGCACTGATATAGCTGATTCGATTCGCTTCGTTAAAAGCATCTTCAGCTTCTTCATAGGGATGTTTATCAATAAAGTCCATCGCAGCTTTCAGGCGTTCATCGTCCGTCTTCGCTTGTTGAATGAGCTTAAAATCAGCCAGACGCTGTTGATCCTTTACATATTGACCCTTTGGAAACTGGGTGACAATTTTTTGCTGTAATGCCTCAGCTTTAGCAGCATCTTTTAAAATATCCTTATAGACACGATAAATTTCCAGTAGATCCTCTTCTTTGATATTGGGCATCTGTTCCAGGCTGTTCAGCTCCCGATCAAGCTTGGCTAAGGACTCTGGGGTATTCATGTGTTTCAAGGCACTTGCGGCAGCGTAAAGCACACGAAATCGGTTTTCCGGATGATACTGTAATTCATATTTCACCCACATCAAAAGTATCTCATTCGATTTGTAGGCCACGGTATCTACGACATAAGGAACACCCGCAACGATGTGCGGCGTCCGCAACATGCCCCAACCGACCATTCCTCCCGACATCTGGCGTTTATCGTTTCCGGAGAGGATATAGGAATAAGTTTGCTCCCCACCTTTGTCTACCAGGGTATCCGATTTAAAAACAAGATTCATTAAGGCCAAATGTGCCGGCAGTACATATTTTGCAGTCCATACCGAATCATTTTTAGTAAACTTGAGATCCGTAGTCGTCCATTTAAAATCAGTATAACCCGTTAGCTGTGCCGAAATATCTTTGGCATCCTTCAGCAGCGTATTACGAGCATCATATACAAGCTGTACGGTATCCTGTTGTTTTGGAAATTCCGGTATCACCTTAAAAACCTGCGGCTGTTTCTGTTGTTGCGCAGAGGCAGCAGTGCAACACAAAAATGTCCATGCCAATACAGCTGTAGTTTTTATCATACAATTTTTCATATCTCTTATTTTTCCTTTTTAAAATAAATGAACAGTAGACCTGTTCTTTATGGATTTTGCACTATTTCTGGACTCAAATTAATTTCATATTGCGCGATCCGAAACACATAGCGGTTGCTATTCGGAGCCAATGTAAAAGTAATTCCACCGAATGTACGCGTATACGTTTTCTGAAAGCGTGTATCGTCTTTCAGACGGCGCATATCCCACCAGCGCAACATGCGGAACATAAACTCCCGACGGCGTTCCTGCATCACTTTCACCAAAGCATCATCCCCATCTGTTGCGCTCAGATTGACTGTTGACCCCGGCAGAATTCTACTGGCCCGTAACCGATTGACGAATGTCATTGCATTGGCAGGTTGATTGTCCCGCGCAGCAGCCTCCGCCTTAATCAACAGCATTTCAGGAACTGACGGACCTACATTTCGGCCTTCACTTTTTATAAAATCCAAATAATAATACCGACCATCATAGACCTCCCATGCTGATATTTTCGATCCAGGAACCGTAAATAAATTATAGCGCTGGTCGCTTCCGTCAAATAAAGACAATAATTCTTTGCTTAACCGAAATGCTGTCGGCGAATAGGCGGTAATACCATTTATAGGTACTTTGGACAACAAAATCTCAGGATTATAGATTCGTAATGGATAGTTGGCCATAGTTGCCTCCGTAATTTTTGTCAAATCTACTAGCTTGTCATTCAGAGCCAGCGCCTGATCGGCCGCTTTTGCCGCATCCGCATAGCGGTTCATATACAGGTATGTTCGTGCCAGCAAACCATAGGCTGAAGCTTTGGAGGGTAAGGTTGTAAATTGCTGCTGTGATGGCAATGCAGGAAGCGCTGCTTCAATATCCGCTAAAACCGCATCATAGACTTGCTGTAATGTACCTCGCTCAAGTGACTGCTCTGTAGTTGGCTGCAAAATTAATGGAACGCCCAACGCGTTATTTGCAGTTGATTGAACGTAAGGTACCGCATACGTATTGGCCAACATTAAGTACGCTGAAGCACGGTGTATTTTCGCTTCTGCTATCAATTGGGCAATTTCAGACGCGCTACCGTCTGAAACTAGAGGTACCTCGGCAATGACGGTATTCGCATAGGCAATCGCATTGTACAATCGAGACCAGTTGTCATCTTTATAATTCTGGTTTCCGATGGGGTAAATATCATCTGCCCATTGATATGAACGACTATAATAGCCATAAAAATCACTACTTGACAATGATTTTTGTTGGGCTGAACCATCGATGAGCTCAAGGTCATCAGCTGCCATATCAGACAGCGCGGGCGAAGCTTCAAAGGTTGCCGTATTGTTTAAGACGTAGCGGTAGTTTTCTATCGTACCAGGTGTCAATTGCCCCTGTGTTTTGATGTCTACATATTTTTCACAACCTGTCATCGTAAAGCCCATACCTGTTGCGGCTAACGCTATTACCAGTTTAAGACCGCTGTTTTTTATAGCTATTTTCATGATTTTGGCGATTAGAAGTTAACATTGATTGAAAAATTGTACGAAGGAACTGGACGCAGGTTGGTTGTATTACCAACATAATTGGCAAAATCAGGATCAATACCTTCTTTATTGGCTGTCCAGATCAATCCAAGATTACGGACCGAACCCGTTAGGTTGACTTGCTCAATTTTCATTCTCTTTAAGAAATCTTTTGGCAGCGCATAACTCAGGGACACTTCCCGCAGTCGGATGTAGTCGCCTTTCAGTACATTGATATCCGAATAGGTGTAGCGGTACAAACTATATTGCCCATAAATATCCGCTGTAACAGCAGGGATATTGGTGGTAGCCTCATCGCCGGCCTGACGCCATCGATTAGCAATATCAGCGCTGAGATCAAATTTTGGTGAAGTTAATCCCCTACTGGGGGTCATGTAAGATTCAATACTTGGTTTCAAAAATACATTCCCAAATTGATAGGTCATCAGGGCAAAAAATGACCATTGACCATAACGTAAGTTTGTTTTTAAACTCCCAAAATAAGGCGCGGTTGTTCGCCCCATATATTTAAGATCATCCACTCCTTTCAAGGTTTGCTTCACGGAAACAACCTCACCTTCTTTGTTGTAAATCTGTGTCAATCCACTGGCATCCAGTCCAGCATGTCGAAATGCGAGCAATTTGTCACTAGGATATCCTTCCAGATAACCAATCCCCACTGGCGTATAGGAATAGGTAAAATTAGCAATATCAGTTGCTTTAAAACGGTTGTCAGTAATCTCATTGGTATTGTAGGAAAAATTAGCGCCCATATCCCAATTCCAGGCGGCGGTGGTAATCAATCTTGCATTTAAGCCTAGATCAACCCCTTTTCCGCTCATGGTTGCCGTATTTCTTTTTAAGTTTCCATTATTTATTGTTCCTACGTAAGGCGCAGCAATCGGAAAACTGTACAATAGATCGCGACCCTTTTTTACATAATAATCAAAGGTACCGGTCAAACGATTAGTGAACAAACCAAAATCAAGACCAAGGTTTGTGACATACGTTTTCTCCCAACGAAGTTGTGGATTAGCAATGGCAATGATGCTCGCTGTAGGCTGTCCCGTAGGATTGCGCGTGCCATCATCAAGCGATATGTTAGTAAACGGACGTACATCCTGTGTGATATTACCGTTGACGCCATAAGTTGCCCTCAATCCCAGCTGACTTAGCCAAGCCAGGCTGTTCATAAACGATTCTTTTCGCACATTCCACTTTAGACCACTCGACCATAACGGGGTCGCCCGAAAACTTCGGTCAAGTCCAAAATTGTTATAATCATCATAACGAACACTTCCCGACAGGGTATACTTCGTATCATAAGTATAGGCTGCATTCGAAAAATACGACAAAAAACGTCTCCTTCGGTCGGCCTGTATTGGTGATCCTGAAAGGCTCTCATTAAATCCCTGGATACTGAGATAGGCCGACTGCAGATAACTTACAGCAGTATTGAATCCAGTCTGCATATTATACCCATATAAGGTACTGCTTCCCTGCTCAGTCTCCGTCTGCCGGATCTCAGCACCTGCGATAGCAGAAATATCATGTTTTTGGGCAAGCAAAGCATCGTAGTTCAGCTGTCCACGTACCGTATAATTATTGACTTCGGTATTGCCGATGTTATAAATGCCACCTTTATTGATACCCAGGGTATTTTTCGCTTGGCCGACCGGCGTAAATATATTCAATAAGGAACGGTTCGCATAAGATTCTTCTCCACTGAACATGCGATTACTTCCAAATGATCGCTCATTGGCATACATGACCGTACCTTTTATCCCCTTATAAATTGGTACCGACAAATTAATCACTGCCGAAAAACTATTGTTCTTGAGTACCCGGTCCACTTCCCTTAATTCCTGCAGATAGTCGTAGCGCCAATCTTTGTAAGCTGCTCCCAGTCCACTAACAAATTCAGGTGTCAGCCGGTCGTATGCTATGCCGTTTCCATCGGCATCTGCCAGCAATTGATAAGGCAATAGTGTAGCCGCCCCGGTATCGTAAAACTGCGAAATTCCTATCCCATTCTGTTTTTGATTTAAGAATGTACCCCGCACACTCGTGGATAGCGTTGCAATTTTAAAAAGCTTCCAGTTATTATTGAGGTTTAACGTCAGACGTTTGCCATTTTCACCCCTAGTATATGGATTCTCATTCGCGTATGAGGCCGAATAGAAATAGTTATTATTTTCAGTCCCATTGCTTATGGATAGGTTATATTGCTGGCTACTCATCGGGCGCAACAGATAGCGTTGAATCTGCGCCTTATTGTCTATAGCTTTTAGTGGACCGACTAGCGCATCATAATTAGCTTGGGTAATCTGTCCATTTTTAAGACGGATCGCTGCTGCTGCAACTTCACCCGGATAGTAAGTCGCATAAGAATAAAGACTAGTCGCAATATTATTACCGTTCAAAATGTTTTTGGCGACCAACTCTTCTTGAT encodes the following:
- a CDS encoding RagB/SusD family nutrient uptake outer membrane protein: MKIAIKNSGLKLVIALAATGMGFTMTGCEKYVDIKTQGQLTPGTIENYRYVLNNTATFEASPALSDMAADDLELIDGSAQQKSLSSSDFYGYYSRSYQWADDIYPIGNQNYKDDNWSRLYNAIAYANTVIAEVPLVSDGSASEIAQLIAEAKIHRASAYLMLANTYAVPYVQSTANNALGVPLILQPTTEQSLERGTLQQVYDAVLADIEAALPALPSQQQFTTLPSKASAYGLLARTYLYMNRYADAAKAADQALALNDKLVDLTKITEATMANYPLRIYNPEILLSKVPINGITAYSPTAFRLSKELLSLFDGSDQRYNLFTVPGSKISAWEVYDGRYYYLDFIKSEGRNVGPSVPEMLLIKAEAAARDNQPANAMTFVNRLRASRILPGSTVNLSATDGDDALVKVMQERRREFMFRMLRWWDMRRLKDDTRFQKTYTRTFGGITFTLAPNSNRYVFRIAQYEINLSPEIVQNP
- a CDS encoding SusC/RagA family TonB-linked outer membrane protein, producing the protein MKITESRWQPLRCLLMVPVTSLLFTVGQQAYAQQKLPLNQAVKQIEQRFNANLSYEHNLLNGKFVDPELLKGNKLEEVLKKVLYPNQLVFLYVDDRSYSIVRRAVGDGEASPVKNGSDQQAIDRVAGTVVSASGKPIPLASIWVKDTRKGAKSDENGRFLIYDIKPTDIIMVSAVGYESTALTAGNRSQIMFTMEEKNNVLEEAVISTGYQKISKERATGSVSLITSKELEKIPSANLIQRLEGQVPGFQVSIGTGDRSFTYNNNQLSINSSTRTIGRNDYDFNVRGIGSIDTETEKLPLIVIDGAISTMDLATLNPNDVENITVLKDAAAASIYGVRAANGVIVVTTKKGSVTGVPRISFSANTAFSGKPDLGYLRTMNSAQMIDYQEELVAKNILNGNNIATSLYSYATYYPGEVAAAAIRLKNGQITQANYDALVGPLKAIDNKAQIQRYLLRPMSSQQYNLSISNGTENNNYFYSASYANENPYTRGENGKRLTLNLNNNWKLFKIATLSTSVRGTFLNQKQNGIGISQFYDTGAATLLPYQLLADADGNGIAYDRLTPEFVSGLGAAYKDWRYDYLQELREVDRVLKNNSFSAVINLSVPIYKGIKGTVMYANERSFGSNRMFSGEESYANRSLLNIFTPVGQAKNTLGINKGGIYNIGNTEVNNYTVRGQLNYDALLAQKHDISAIAGAEIRQTETEQGSSTLYGYNMQTGFNTAVSYLQSAYLSIQGFNESLSGSPIQADRRRRFLSYFSNAAYTYDTKYTLSGSVRYDDYNNFGLDRSFRATPLWSSGLKWNVRKESFMNSLAWLSQLGLRATYGVNGNITQDVRPFTNISLDDGTRNPTGQPTASIIAIANPQLRWEKTYVTNLGLDFGLFTNRLTGTFDYYVKKGRDLLYSFPIAAPYVGTINNGNLKRNTATMSGKGVDLGLNARLITTAAWNWDMGANFSYNTNEITDNRFKATDIANFTYSYTPVGIGYLEGYPSDKLLAFRHAGLDASGLTQIYNKEGEVVSVKQTLKGVDDLKYMGRTTAPYFGSLKTNLRYGQWSFFALMTYQFGNVFLKPSIESYMTPSRGLTSPKFDLSADIANRWRQAGDEATTNIPAVTADIYGQYSLYRYTYSDINVLKGDYIRLREVSLSYALPKDFLKRMKIEQVNLTGSVRNLGLIWTANKEGIDPDFANYVGNTTNLRPVPSYNFSINVNF
- a CDS encoding alpha/beta fold hydrolase, with amino-acid sequence MKTIKSLFLAVASLLFYGITSAQSINQREVMFKSKADSITIGATISSPIKAGKYPAVIIVSGTGPQDRDGTMAGTKMFARIANFLTPKGYVVLRMDDRGVGKTTGEYRYATTADFALDVLGALQFLKTERNVDLTHIGLLGHSEGGAVISIAASQSKDVAFLISLSGLASSGLESLFVQNENLVNTSPLKEVDKQRSNEINRLMFATAFQYANSDSLESKLHATYNYWKQKDDLYFKSLGIEYDHFRFPIWSYVQQAIGPWYRYFVTYDPRIFLSRVDVPILAINGSKDVFVDSINLTYWKQYSRAGQHGKVTTILLPNVNHLLQPCQTCLPAEYAKLGEIPESTLGSIVKWLKETVK
- a CDS encoding peroxiredoxin family protein, whose protein sequence is MIKTTAVLAWTFLCCTAASAQQQKQPQVFKVIPEFPKQQDTVQLVYDARNTLLKDAKDISAQLTGYTDFKWTTTDLKFTKNDSVWTAKYVLPAHLALMNLVFKSDTLVDKGGEQTYSYILSGNDKRQMSGGMVGWGMLRTPHIVAGVPYVVDTVAYKSNEILLMWVKYELQYHPENRFRVLYAAASALKHMNTPESLAKLDRELNSLEQMPNIKEEDLLEIYRVYKDILKDAAKAEALQQKIVTQFPKGQYVKDQQRLADFKLIQQAKTDDERLKAAMDFIDKHPYEEAEDAFNEANRISYISAYWIISVYTSMKKDLSNYSKYMSKIAPYEALSNVIYRSLDVPYLSQKSIGPAEILPYARVIMERLNYYKDNFQGDKYATLYYSNAPLFAKILVDNKLYDEAFAYAAAAQSTASYKNANLNDTYVRVLEGQGKTKELQMALEQSYAMNQSSTYMLELMKKIYNAKNKSDKGYEQYLASLKNADKGKELKEKVQNLLINKNMPDFELLDQHGKKVRLSAQKGKIVVLDFWASWCAPCKGAFPGMKLAVDHFKNDPNVVFYFINTQERKPDMKEYVTNYMKENGYPFTVLLDTDSKASKAAGVGPIPHKMVVGPNGKLRFSEVGYMGSTSELADEIIEMVNMLKAGK